A single window of Lacerta agilis isolate rLacAgi1 chromosome 12, rLacAgi1.pri, whole genome shotgun sequence DNA harbors:
- the ASIC3 gene encoding acid-sensing ion channel 3 isoform X2 has protein sequence MMREVPGGSMARGERLPDLQAFASASSLHGLSHIVAHGSRSFRRLLWALAFVGSLALLALVCAERVAYFLSYPHVTKLDEVAAPNLTFPAVTLCNLNEFRFSKITRNDLYHVGDLLALLDARHEVAQLGDPEILAALRDRANFRGFKARPFDMADFYNRTGHDLAEMLWQCTFRGANCSASNFTVIFTRLGKCYTFNSGAPGHELLTTVKGGTGNGLELMLNIQQDEYLPVWGETDETSYEAGVKVQIHSQNEPPSVDQLGFGVAPGFQTFVSCQQQRIFYLPPPWGDCKSNPVESAFFANYSMAACRIDCETRYLAENCNCRMVHMPGNANLCTPEQYKECADPALDFLVEKDNEFCSCQTPCETVRYGKELSVVKIPSKASAKYLAKKYNRSEQYIAENLLVLDIFFEALNYETIEQKKAYEVAGLLGDIGGQMGLFIGASLLTILEIFDYLYEVLRDKLLSYYQARKQADRSNSDNLSTCHTLCSHSDSVGYTPNMLPRHPTLGNFEEFAC, from the exons ATGATGAGGGAGGTGCCCGGGGGCAGCATGGCCCGCGGGGAGCGCCTGCCCGACCTGCAGGCCTTCGCGAGCGCCTCGTCCCTGCACGGGCTGAGCCACATCGTCGCGCACGGCTCGCGCTCCTTTCGCCGCCTGCTGTGGGCGCTCGCCTTCGTGGGCTCCTTGGCGCTGCTGGCGCTGGTGTGCGCCGAGCGCGTCGCCTACTTCCTCAGCTACCCGCATGTCACCAAACTGGACGAGGTGGCCGCGCCCAACCTCACCTTCCCCGCCGTCACCCTGTGCAACCTCAACGAGTTCCGCTTCTCCAAGATCACGCGCAACGACCTCTACCACGTGGGCGACCTGCTGGCCCTGCTCGACGCGCGGCACGAGGTGGCCCAGCTGGGCGACCCCGAGATCCTAGCGGCCCTGCGGGACAGGGCCAACTTCAGGGGCTTCAAGGCGCGCCCCTTCGACATGGCCGACTTCTACAACCGCACCGGACACGACCTGGCCGAGATGCTCTGGCAGTGCACCTTCCGAGGCGCCAACTGCAGCGCCAGCAACTTCACCGTG ATCTTCACCCGGTTGGGAAAGTGCTACACTTTCAACTCAGGGGCCCCCGGCCACGAACTCCTCACGACGGTCAAAGGCGGAACGGGAAATGGTCTGGAACTGATGCTGAACATCCAGCAGGATGAGTACCTGCCTGTCTGGGGAGAGACGG ACGAGACCTCCTACGAAGCTGGGGTGAAGGTGCAGATCCACAGTCAGAATGAGCCCCCTTCCGTCGACCAGCTGGGCTTTGGCGTGGCCCCCGGCTTCCAGACCTTCGTCTCCTGCCAGCAGCAAAGG ATCTTCTACCTCCCCCCGCCGTGGGGCGACTGCAAATCGAACCCCGTGGAGTCGGCCTTCTTTGCCAACTACAGCATGGCTGCCTGCCGCATTGACTGCGAGACGCGCTACCTGGCCGAGAACTGCAATTGCCGCATGGTGCACATGCCAG GTAACGCCAATCTCTGCACCCCGGAGCAGTACAAGGAGTGTGCCGACCCGGCCCTGG ACTTCCTGGTGGAGAAGGACAATGAGTTCTGCTCCTGCCAGACCCCCTGCGAGACGGTGCGCTACGGCAAGGAGCTCTCCGTGGTCAAGATCCCCAGCAAGGCCTCGGCCAAGTACCTGGCCAAGAAGTACAACCGCAGCGAGCAGTACATCGC GGAGAATCTTCTGGTGCTGGACATCTTCTTCGAAGCGCTGAACTACGAGACCATCGAGCAGAAGAAGGCCTACGAAGTGGCTGGGCTGCTGG GGGACATTGGGGGCCAGATGGGGCTCTTCATTGGCGCCAGCCTCCTCACCATCCTGGAAATCTTTGACTACCTGTACGAG GTGTTGCGGGACAAACTTCTCAGCTATTACCAGGCGAGGAAGCAGGCGGATCGCAGCAACAGCGACAACCTG aGCACCTGCCACACGCTGTGCAGTCACTCGGACAGTGTTGGATACACCCCGAACATGCTACCTCGTCACCCGACTCTAGGCAACTTTGAGGAATTCGCCTGCTGA
- the ASIC3 gene encoding acid-sensing ion channel 3 isoform X1, whose translation MMREVPGGSMARGERLPDLQAFASASSLHGLSHIVAHGSRSFRRLLWALAFVGSLALLALVCAERVAYFLSYPHVTKLDEVAAPNLTFPAVTLCNLNEFRFSKITRNDLYHVGDLLALLDARHEVAQLGDPEILAALRDRANFRGFKARPFDMADFYNRTGHDLAEMLWQCTFRGANCSASNFTVIFTRLGKCYTFNSGAPGHELLTTVKGGTGNGLELMLNIQQDEYLPVWGETDETSYEAGVKVQIHSQNEPPSVDQLGFGVAPGFQTFVSCQQQRIFYLPPPWGDCKSNPVESAFFANYSMAACRIDCETRYLAENCNCRMVHMPGNANLCTPEQYKECADPALDFLVEKDNEFCSCQTPCETVRYGKELSVVKIPSKASAKYLAKKYNRSEQYIAENLLVLDIFFEALNYETIEQKKAYEVAGLLGDIGGQMGLFIGASLLTILEIFDYLYEVLRDKLLSYYQARKQADRSNSDNLEHADLPRSPGTQLPPRPLRAPATRCAVTRTVLDTPRTCYLVTRL comes from the exons ATGATGAGGGAGGTGCCCGGGGGCAGCATGGCCCGCGGGGAGCGCCTGCCCGACCTGCAGGCCTTCGCGAGCGCCTCGTCCCTGCACGGGCTGAGCCACATCGTCGCGCACGGCTCGCGCTCCTTTCGCCGCCTGCTGTGGGCGCTCGCCTTCGTGGGCTCCTTGGCGCTGCTGGCGCTGGTGTGCGCCGAGCGCGTCGCCTACTTCCTCAGCTACCCGCATGTCACCAAACTGGACGAGGTGGCCGCGCCCAACCTCACCTTCCCCGCCGTCACCCTGTGCAACCTCAACGAGTTCCGCTTCTCCAAGATCACGCGCAACGACCTCTACCACGTGGGCGACCTGCTGGCCCTGCTCGACGCGCGGCACGAGGTGGCCCAGCTGGGCGACCCCGAGATCCTAGCGGCCCTGCGGGACAGGGCCAACTTCAGGGGCTTCAAGGCGCGCCCCTTCGACATGGCCGACTTCTACAACCGCACCGGACACGACCTGGCCGAGATGCTCTGGCAGTGCACCTTCCGAGGCGCCAACTGCAGCGCCAGCAACTTCACCGTG ATCTTCACCCGGTTGGGAAAGTGCTACACTTTCAACTCAGGGGCCCCCGGCCACGAACTCCTCACGACGGTCAAAGGCGGAACGGGAAATGGTCTGGAACTGATGCTGAACATCCAGCAGGATGAGTACCTGCCTGTCTGGGGAGAGACGG ACGAGACCTCCTACGAAGCTGGGGTGAAGGTGCAGATCCACAGTCAGAATGAGCCCCCTTCCGTCGACCAGCTGGGCTTTGGCGTGGCCCCCGGCTTCCAGACCTTCGTCTCCTGCCAGCAGCAAAGG ATCTTCTACCTCCCCCCGCCGTGGGGCGACTGCAAATCGAACCCCGTGGAGTCGGCCTTCTTTGCCAACTACAGCATGGCTGCCTGCCGCATTGACTGCGAGACGCGCTACCTGGCCGAGAACTGCAATTGCCGCATGGTGCACATGCCAG GTAACGCCAATCTCTGCACCCCGGAGCAGTACAAGGAGTGTGCCGACCCGGCCCTGG ACTTCCTGGTGGAGAAGGACAATGAGTTCTGCTCCTGCCAGACCCCCTGCGAGACGGTGCGCTACGGCAAGGAGCTCTCCGTGGTCAAGATCCCCAGCAAGGCCTCGGCCAAGTACCTGGCCAAGAAGTACAACCGCAGCGAGCAGTACATCGC GGAGAATCTTCTGGTGCTGGACATCTTCTTCGAAGCGCTGAACTACGAGACCATCGAGCAGAAGAAGGCCTACGAAGTGGCTGGGCTGCTGG GGGACATTGGGGGCCAGATGGGGCTCTTCATTGGCGCCAGCCTCCTCACCATCCTGGAAATCTTTGACTACCTGTACGAG GTGTTGCGGGACAAACTTCTCAGCTATTACCAGGCGAGGAAGCAGGCGGATCGCAGCAACAGCGACAACCTG GAGCACGCGGACCTCCCCCGCAGCCCAGGCACCCAGCTGCCTCCTCGCCCTCTCAG aGCACCTGCCACACGCTGTGCAGTCACTCGGACAGTGTTGGATACACCCCGAACATGCTACCTCGTCACCCGACTCTAG